The region TGGCTTATCATAAGTTTAACACTTTACACTGGCATCTTACAGAAGATCAGGCATGGAGGATTGAAATTAAAAAATATCCTGAGTTAACAAAGAAAGGTGCTTACCGAAGTTATGAAGATGGCACTGTTTACGGCGGTTACTATACACAGGCAGATATAAAAGAAATTGTTGAATATGCTGCCAGCAGATTTATAAATGTTGTTCCTGAAATCGAAATGCCCGGACATTCACTTGCCGCACTGTCCTGCTATCCGGAAATTTCCTGCACAGGCGGACCATTTGATGTCGGAACTCTTTGGGGAATTTATCCTGATATTTATTGTGCCGGTAATGAAAAAACATTTCAGTTTTTGGAAGATGTGATAAGTGAAGTAGTTGAATTATTTCCCGGTAAATATATTCATGTTGGCGGTGATGAAGCACCGAAAACAAGATGGCAAAACTGTCCGAAATGTCAGCAAAGAATTAAGGATGAAAACTTAAAAGATGAAAATGAATTACAAAGTTATTTTGTAAAGCGTATGGAAAAGTTTATCAACTCAAAAGGGAAAAAGATTGTTGGATGGGATGAAATATTGGAAGGAGGGCTTGCACCGGCAGCAACTGTTCAATCCTGGCGCGGTCTTAAAGGCGCAATTGAAGCCGCTAAGATGGGACACGATGTAATTGTTTCGCCAACAACACACTGTTATTTTGATTATCCGGTTGAAACTACTGATTTACAAAAGGCGTATTCTTTTGATCCGGTTCCGCCTGAATTGAGTTTTGATGAGCGGAAACATGTTCTTGGCAGCGAAGGATTGATGTGGACAGAATATGCACCACAGGAATTAGTTGATGACCGGTTATTTCCGAGAATGTTAGCTCTTAGCGAGATAATATGGAACTATCCGCAGGAAAGAGATTTTGAATCCTTCAGACAAAGAGTCCAGAATCATTATAAAAGATTAGACTTACTTGGTGTTAACTACGGTTTGGAAGCAAAGCCCTTTGATATTACTAAAACTTTTAATCCTTCAAAAAAAGTTTATGATATTAAAGTAACTCAATTACAAAAAGATATTGACCTTAAAATCGGTTCATTCGTCAGCGAACTAATGATAAATAAAATTTCGGATAACGAATATCAATTTGAAATAGATAGATCAAATCTGGTAAATATCTTTTTACAAAAAGGTGAAAAGAAGGTTGGTAAAACTTATGCTTTTGGGATTTCTTTTAATAAAGCCAACAGAAAACCTGTTAAACTTTCTTATCCTTACAGCGAAAAATATTCTGCAGGCGGAATCGAAGCTTTAACAGATGGTATCAGAGGTTCAGATAGTTTTAGAGGCGGCGATAATACCTGGCAGGGTTATTATGGAACTGATTTTGAAGCAATAGTTGATTTAGAAAAGCCGTTCACTTTTAATCAAATATCGCTTGGAATATTTCAAGCCTCTTCTTCATTGGTAGTATTTCCTTTGTATGTTGAGTTCTATACTTCAGTTGATGGATATGAATATAAGAATGCCGGGAAGGTAGAAATCCCTTCTACATTAAAAAATCCGGATTGGATTCAAAAAGATTTTAGTGTTCAGTTAAATGATACTTATGCAAGATATATTAAAATCTTTGCAAAGAATTATGAACAATTACCAAAATGGCATCCGGTTGCACATGGAAAACCCTGGCTAATGATTGATGAGATAATAGTTGAGTAGCTTACTTGCTGCTTTAATAAAAAAATAATTGAATTTTAATTACTGCTGGTTTCTTAGCTGTTACCGGTAATTGAAAATTTTATAAAAGATTATGGGAAATGAAAACCGCAATTGTAATCGGTGCAACAGGTTTGGTCGGAAGTTTTATTACACTGCAGCTTCTTGATGATGAGCGATATGAAAAAGTTAAAGTATTTGTTCGCAATCGCCTGGGAATAAAGCATACAAAACTTGAAGAGAATATTGTGAACTTTGATTTATTGAAAGACTGGAAAGTAAAAGTATCGGGTGATGAGCTTTTTTCTGCACTTGGAACAACAATTAAAAAAGCAGGAAGCAAAGAAACACAATATAAAATAGACTTTACTTATCAATTTGAAACTGCCAAAGCCGCACTTGAAAACGGAGTTAAATCATTTTTTCTGGTTTCATCACTTGGTGCAAATTATAAATCAAGTAATTTTTATCTGCGATTAAAAGGCAGCCTTGATGAAAAAGTTCAGCAATTTGATTTTGAAAAAATTAGGATTTTCAGACCTTCAATATTAGTTGGATTAAGAAGTGAAAAGAGAGTTGGAGAAGCAATTGGAATAAAAGCAGCAGAAATTGTTACTTCAGTTATTCCAGTATTAAAAAAATACAAACCAATAAAAGCCTCTGTTGTAGCTGCGGCAATGATTGAAACTGCAAATTCAAATACGCCAGAAAGAGTAATAATTTATAATTCAGATAAAATAACTGAGTTAGTAAAGTGATTACCTAAATTACGATACCCCATCTTTGTCCGGAAAGAAAATATTAATAGTTTTTTAACTTGTTACATTTTGGTTTTGCAACCAGCAACAATGAAGAATAATTTTAACCAGGTTATTATACATAATCACTTATTGAGTTTGCCGAGATTAAATCTCTTTCTTTCATTCGTATCAAGATAGAGTTTTCTTAAACGGATTGATTTGGGAGTAACCTCCACCATTTCATCATCATCTACATATTCAAGAGCTTCTTCAAGCGAGAACTTAACTGCGGGGGTTATCTTGATTGCTTTATCAGCGCCCGAAGCTCGCATATTTGTAAGCTTTTTACCTCGCTGAATATTTACTTCGATATCGTTTTCTTTGGTATGCTCGCCTATGATTTGACCTTTGTAAACAACATCTCCCGGGTCTATAAAAAATTTTCCACGATCCTGTAAACTGTCAATAGCATAAGCGGTAGAAGGACCTTCATCCATAGAAATAATTACACCATTTTTTGAACCGTTAATAGAACCTTTGAAAAATTCATACTGATAAAAACGATGATGCATTACTGCTTCACCCTGTGTAGCATTTAAAACTTTTGTCCTCAATCCCATAATTCCGCGGGAAGGAATATGAAAATGAATCTTAGACATATTACCTTTCTTTTCCATCTTCATAAGTTCGCCGCGCCGCTGACCGACAAGTTCAATTACTTTACCCGAAAGTTCCTCCGGCACATCTACTACCAATACTTCAATTGGTTCTGCTTTTTTCCCGTCAATTTCTTTGTATATCACTTTTGGTTCGCGGATCTGGAGTTCAAAACCTTCGCGCCGCATATTTTCAACAAGTACCGAAAGGTGAAGAATTCCTCTGCCTGATACTTTAAAAGAATCAGGTGAACTTGTTTCCTGAACTTTGAGGGCAACATTATGTTCAAGCTCCTTAAATAATCTTTCTCTGATCTGACGTGATGTTACGGATTTTCCTTCGCGTCCATAAAACGGTGAATTGTTTACGGTAAATGTCATACTTATTGTTGGTTCATCAATAGAAATATTGGGCAGTGGTTCAGGATTTTCGGAATCAGTGATAGTATCACCGATATCCACATCATCAATTCCGACAATTGCGCAAATATCACCGCAAAAAACTTCCTCGGTTTCTGCTCTCTGCAGTCCTTCAAAAACCAATAACTGCTTTATCGAAACAGGATGAACAATTCCGCTGCGTTTAATGATAGAAAGTTTATCAGAATCTTTAAGCTTACCTCTGAATACTCTGCCTATTCCAATTCTTCCGACATAATCATTATAGTCCAAAGTTGTAATCTGCATTTGAACGCTGCCTTTTTTAATTATCGGAGCGGGGACATCTTTAATAATTGAATCGAGCAATGGAATTAAATTTTCACGTTTATCATTTAAATTTCTTATCGCCCAGCCGTTTCTTCCGCTTGCATAAATAACAGGAAAATCCAATTGCTCATCATTTGCGTCAAGATCAATAAACAAATCGTATATCTCATTAAGCACTTCTACAGGGCGGTTATCTGTCCGGTCTATTTTATTTATTACCACAATAGGTTTAAGGTTTAGAGAAAGTGCTTTTTCAAGCACAAATCTTGTCTGCGGCATTGGTCCTTCAAATGAATCAACTAAAAGTAAAACACCGTCAGCCATTTTAAGAACCCGTTCAACTTCTCCGCCGAAATCGGCATGTCCCGGTGTATCAATTACATTAATTTTATAATCTTTATAAGTAATGCTTATATTTTTTGCAAGTATGGTAATTCCTCTTTCGCGTTCGAGGTCATTTGAATCGAGGAATCTTTCCCTTACTATCTGATTTGATCTGAAGATTGAACATTGTTTTAATATCTGATCTACAAGTGTGGTCTTTCCATGATCAACGTGAGCAATGATTGCTATGTTTCTGATTTTTTTCATCGTTTTAAAATAGTGATTAAAAATTAAGGTGCTAATTTAATTAAGCGGGACTGAAAGCAGAAAATATTTTTATACTTTATTTTTCATCATTAATGTTTATCACAACTTTGCCAACTGTCTGCCTTGATTGAAATTTTCTTATGGCATCAATCAGATTGCTAAAATTAAACCGCTCTCCAATTACTGGTTTAGCTAAGGATAAATTTTGAATTTCAGATAAATATTTTTTCAGAATTTCAGCTTTACTCCATAAATAGATAAGATTAAAACCCATCACACTTTTATTACTGTCAGTAAGCTTTAGCGGATCAATTTTAGGACGCATAAAATATTTGCCAATAACTTTCAGGTAATTGGGTGAAAAACTTCCGGTTGAAAAATGTGCTGCACCATAAACAATTACTCTTCCGCCTGCACTTACTTGCTTAAAACTTTGTGAAAAAATCTTACCGCCAATGCTCTCAAGAACAAGATCAAGATTTCTGTTATTAATACTTTCTTTCAGTTGTTGACTGAAATTACTATTGCGGACTATAACTTTGTCGTAGCCTTCTTTTATCAGTAAGTCAGTTTTGTTCGAATTACCTACAGTGCCGATTGTAAAAGCATTAAACTTCTTTGCAATTCTGTTAGCATAAATTCCTACTCCGCCGGCAGCCGAATTAATCAACACTGTCGAATCAGTCTGGATATTTCCTAAAATAACAAGAGAGTAATAAGCTGTTAAAGAATGAACTATAAATGAAGCTCCTTCTTCAAAGCTCCAGTTTGAAGGTAACGGAGTTACATAGTTCTTATTAATATTAAGATGTGTTGCGTATGCACCAAATCTGATTACACCCATTATCTTATCACCAGGTTCAAATTCAGTAACATCTTTACCTTTATTAATTATTATACCCGAATACTCTAAACCCGGGATAAAACTTCCTTTTGGAGTTGCAGAATACAGACCTTGAATAGCAAATACGTCGGCAAAATTTAAACCAATAGCTTTAACTTCAACAGTAACTTCGTCCGGTGCAGGTTGTGAAAGGGTTTCAGTTAATAATTTCAGATTTTTGAGTGAACCAGAACTATCAATCCGGTAAACTGATCTTTCCATAGAATTTCTTATTTTAATTGCGAGTAAAATTTTAAAATTATTTAACCGATTAAATCATTGGGAAGTCAGGTTTTTCAGAAGAATAACATCAGTTAATAATTAAATATTCAATACAAATATAAAAAGTATGCTTAATGTTAGAAAGCATTTCCATTTTCTGCATTTAAGATTGGTTTGGTAATGACATTTAAATTAAAGCTTAACAGACAAGTAAAATTAACACTTATAATAGTTTTCTCTCTGTTGTTATTATATTTTTTAATAAGAACCGGTTTTTTGATTTATAATTATAACAGGTTTAGTCAGTTTTCGGCAAGTGAAATATTCTCAGCTTTCCTGATTGGATTAAGATTCGATATCAGCTCAATCTTTTTTATTAATATCTTCCCCTTAGTTCTGTTAAATCTGCCGGGTAAAATTTTTAGAAATAAATATTATGAAGGAACAATTTTTACTATACTCGTCGCAGCTAATCTTTTAATGATTATTATATCGTTTTCAGACTATGGTTATTATAATATAACGGAGCGCCGTTTAAGTTATGAATTGTATTTTATGATTTCGGATATAATAAGCATTTTGCCCGGACTTATTATTTCCCATTACATTATTTCAATTATAATTTTGTTAACTGCTGCGGCAATCATTTACTTTAGCAGTAAGTTTATTAAATCATTTCATATAAAGCATCCGCGGAAATCTACATTTGTTAAAGAATTATTATTCCTGATAGTCCTGATAATCTGTTCAATTATTGCAATAAGAGGCGGATTACAATTAAAGCCTTTAAGGCAGGCAAATGCGTTTCCAAATGAAAATCTGGAACTTGGATATCTTGCACTTAATACATCATATACTGTTATCAGAAGTTATTTTCAGAATAATATTAAAGTTATAGAGAATCTTGATTACGATGATGCATTAACAACAGTACGAAAAATGATATCAACTGACAAAGATAAATTTATTGATGACGGATTTCCGTTTTTAAGGATTACCGAAGCTGATTCAGGAATAAACAAAATGAATGTTGTAATATTCATAATGGAAAGTTGGTCTGCTAATTTTTGCGGAAGTATAACTGGTAAAAATTCTTTTACACCTTTTTTTGACAGCCTTGCTGAACACTCAATTTTGTTTACCAGCTTTTTTGCAAACGGTCAAAGATCAATAGAAAGTGTTCCTTCAATTACAGCTTCAATTCCTTCATTGTTTGATATTTCAATAATCGGATCAAGAGCCGAGTTAAATAATATTAAAGGATTAGGATCAATACTAAAGAGAGAAGGATATACCACATCATTTCATCATGGAGCAAAAAGCGGTTCGATGGGTTTTGATGGATTTACAAAACTTGCCGGATTTGATAATTATTTTGGGAAAGAAGATATGAGTGAATATGATGATGATGATACTGATGGAATGTGGGGCATTTGTGATGAGCCGTTCTTTATTGAATCTGCTAAAAATATAGATAAGTTTAATCAGCCTTTTTGTTCTGTTATCTTTTCACTTTCATCACACGATCCGTTCAGAATCCCTGATAAGAGAAAATCTTTGTTTGAAAAGTACAGCGGTGAAACAGAGCTTGAAAGGTCAATAAGATATTCGGATTTCAGCCTGCAGAAATTTTTTGAATATGTAAAAACAAAAAGCTGGTTCGATAATACTGTCTTTTTAATAACCGCTGATCATACTTTATATAATACCCGAAAAGATTTTGAATCTACTTTTCATATTCCGTTACTCATCTTTAATCCAAAAAATTCAACAGGAACAAAATATGATAAACCTGCTTCGCAGATAGATATAGTTCCATCGTTGATTGATATGCTTAATATTACAACAAAACATTCGTCAATGGGCAAATCAATTTTTGATACGGAAAAGCGGTTTGTTGTTTTTAAGTTTCATAGCGAATATACTATTCTTACAGATCAATACAGATTAGGGAATACTTTGGAAAAAGCTCCAACTTTATACTTTAATAATGATTCCTCTAATATTGATCTTTCTGAGGATAAACCGGAAATAGTTTCTGAGCTTAATAAAAAACTATTAGCATATTTACAGCTTGTGTCTTATTCCGTAGCTCACAACAAAATATTCATTCCGGATAGATAAAATCAGATATTAAATACTTTAATTATCTTTACGGCACTGATTTAATTTCTGTTTAATTAAATTACATTTACGGTATTTAACAAAGCAAAATAGTTAAAGGATAAATATGAATGATCAAATAATTGAATGTGTTCCAAACTTTTCTGAAGGACAGCGTCCTGAGATCATCAAACAAATTACTGATGAAATTGAGAAGGTTGAAGGGGTAAAACTGCTTGATGTTGATCCCGGCTACGATATGAACCGGACTGTTGTAACATTTATCGGCAATGCAAAGGGTGTAAAAGAAGCCGCATTTAATGCAATTAAAAAAGCTTCTGAACTTATTGATATGAGCAAACATAAGGGTTCACATCCAAGAATGGGTGCTACAGATGTCTGCCCGTTTGTTCCGGTAAGCGGAATAACGACAGAAGAGTGTATCGAACTTTCCAACGAAGTTGCAAAAAGAGTTGGACAGGAGTTAAATATACCTGTTTATCTTTATGAAAAATCAGCCGTTAAGCCTGAAAGAGAAAATCTTGCTAAGATAAGACAAGGAGAGTATGAAGCACTCGAAGAGAAATTAAAAAAACCGGAATGGAAACCTGATTATGGACCCTCTGAATTTAATGCAAAAGCCGGCGCAACAGTAATGGGCGTGCGTGAGTTTTTAATTGCATATAATATTAATCTGAACACACGTGAAGAAAAATATGCTTCTGATATTGCTTTTGAACTCAGAGAGAAGGGAAGAAGTGCAAGAGAGGGAAGCAAAGGTCCGTTTTATTTTAAAAGTGAGAAAATATTAAAATATGAAAAAGATAAATATCCTTGCGGCAGTTGCGATTTTACAGGAAAAACAATTTCTGAAACTGTTAAACATTGTAAAGATTCACATAATTATGATCTGACTGAACTGCTGGAATTAAATGGAATTGATCCATCCAAACCCGAAGGACAATCCGTTAAAATTCCAGGCTTGTTTAAACATTGTAAAGCAATTGGCTGGATGGTTAATAAATTTGATCGCGCACAGATATCAATAAATCTAACAAATTATAAAATTACTTCTATGCATGATGTTTTTGATGCAACAGAAAAACTTGCTGCCGATAGAGGTTTACGTGTAACAGGAAGTGAGATAGTTGGGATGGTTCCTTATCCGGCTTTACTTGAAACCGGTAAATATTATTTAAGAAAACAACATCGCTCAATCGGTGTTCCGGTAAAAGATATTCTTAATACCGCAGTTCAATCTCTTGGATTAAATGATGTATCGGAGTTTAATATTGAAGAAAGAGTATTGGGGCTGCCTGAAAATCCTGATACAGCTTTAGTTGAAATGAAACTGACTGATTTTGTTGATGAGGTCTCGAGAGAAACCCCTGCCCCCGGAGGTGGTTCTGTTGCTGCATTAGCAGGTGCACTTGGCGCTGCATTATCTTCAATGGTGGCTAATCTTACAGCAAACAAACGCGGCAGCAGTGTCGAAACAGATAAGATTCTTAACGGAGCGGCGGATAAGTGTCAGGAAATTAAAAATGCTTTAGTCAAAGCTGTAGATGATGATACAAATGCTTACAATGATTTTATTATTGCAAAGCGTTTACCGAATAAAACTTCTGAAGAAAAAAAATTGCGTGAAGAAGCAATGCAGAATGGATTGAAACATGCAGTGCTTGTTCCATTACAAACTGCACAGTTAAGTTATCAGATAATCGAAATTGCAGAAGAAGTTGCAAAGCATGGAAACCCAAGTTCTATTACTGATGTTGGAGTTGGTGCACAAAGTGCTTTTACCGGAGTGTTTGGCGGTGTTTATAATGTACTTACAAATCTTAAAGATATTAAGGATGATAAGTTTAATGCTGATATGAGAAATACTTGTAATGAACTGAAAATGCAGGCTAAGGAAAGATTAAATAAAGTACTGGAGCTTGTGGAAAGCCATCTTTAAATTATTTCTTAATAATATTGACAAGGTTTGAATTAACTTTACACTTTTACAAAGCAGAGTTGAGATATATTTTTTACTAACAAATCATTGAATGGTATTTCTTAACTCTGCAATAAGTGGATGAGAATTGAGTAAGCGTTATTATCAGGCTAAACACAGTTGAAGTCTGACAAAATATTTACTTCTAAAACATAATCTTATTTATCTGCGGGCAAAAACAACTCAAATTATTATTGATTCTAATCTAAACTACTTTTAATTTCCTTTCAGATTTTTTCCACAAACTAAAATTCAGGAGTTTATATGTCTGATAGGAAATTAAGCGGTGAAGTCTTTTATCCAAGTAAAGAAGTTCTTGATCGTACACAAGTACAATGCGAAAGTATTTATCAATCTGCTGAAAAAGATTCATTGTCATTTTGGGAAAATGAAGCAAATAAGCTTCATTGGTTCAGGAAATGGGATAAAGTTCTCGATGATTCAAAAAAACCTTTCTTCAAATGGTTTATTAACGGAAAGACAAACATCGCTTATAATTGCCTGGATGTTCACTGCGAAACTTACAGACGTAATAAAGTTGCTTTAGTGTGGGAAGGAGAAAACGGTGACTTTAGATCCTTGTCTTACTTTGCTTTAAGAAGAGAAACCTGCCGCTTTGCAAATGTACTTAGAAGTCTTGGTGTTAAAAAAGGTGACAGGGTTACGATTTATATGGGCAGAGTTCCTGAAATTGTAACTGCTATGCTTGCCTGTGCACGAATCGGTGCTATTCATTCGGTTGTTTACGGAGGCTTTTCTGTAGAATCACTGCACGAAAGATTAGAAGACAGCCAGTCAAAAGTTTTGATAGTAGCTGATGGAGCTTATCAAAGAGGCAAAATTGTTGAGTTAAAAAAGATTGCCGATGAAGCTTTGCAGCGGGCAGCAACAGTTGAAAGTGTTCTGGTTATTAAAAGAACTGGTCACGAAATCAATATGGAGTTTGGCAGGGATTTTTGGTATCACGATTTAATGTCCTCTCCGATAGCCGGAAACTCCTGTGATATTGAAATAATGGATTCAGAAGATCCTCTTTACTTACTTTATACTTCAGGAACTACCGGAAAGCCTAAAGCGATTATGCATACTCATGGCGGTTATATGGTTGGAACATATTCAACAACAAAATATGTTTTTGACCTGAGTGATGAAGATAGATTCTGGTGTGCTGCTGATCCCGGTTGGGTAACAGGGCACAGTTATATTGTTTACGGTCCTTTGTTAAACGGGGCAACTTGTTTTATGTATGAAGGAGCACCGAACTTTCCTAATCCCGGCAGATGGTGGAGTATGATTGAAAAATACGGAATCAATATACTATATGCCGCTCCTACTGCTATCAGAGGATTTATGAGATACGGTGATGCATGGGTTAAACGATACAATCTTTCATCTTTAAGACTACTTGGAAGCGTTGGCGAACCGATTAACCCTGAAGCCTGGAGATGGTATCACAAAGTAGTTGGCGGAGAAAGATGTCCGATTATGGATACCTGGTGGCAAACTGAAACAGGAGTTGTTATGATTTCTCCATTACCCTGCACGCCTTTAAAACCCGGATCAGGAACAAAACCTTTTCCCGGAATTCAGGTAGATATTCTTGATGAAAAAGGTATGCGTACCGATGATGATGAAGAAGGTTATTTGGTTATTAAAAATCCATGGCCCTCAATGTTAAGAACTATCTGGAACGATCCTGAAAGGTACATACAGCAATACTGGAGCCGCTTCCCGGGTATGTATCTTACAGGCGATTCTGCAAGGCGGGATGTAGATGGATATTATTGGATTATCGGAAGAGTTGACGATGTAATTAAAGTTTCAGGATATCGTTTAGGAACTGCAGAAATTGAAAGTGCGCTTGTTAGTCATCAGGCAGTTGCCGAAGCTGCTGCAATTGGATTGCCCCATAGTGTTAAAGGGCATGCTATACATTGCTATGTTCTGTTAAAAGCAGGGTTTGAAAAATCTGATAAGCTTATTGAAGAACTAAGACAGCACGTTGGTCACGAAGTTGGTCCAATTGCAAAACCTGAAAGCATCGAAATTGTTGATTCGCTTCCTAAAACAAGAAGCGGAAAAATTATGCGAAGAGTACTTAAAGCAAAAGCACTTGGAATTGATCCGGGAAATTTATCTACGCTGGAAGAATAAACATTGAACACTGATTAGCTAATTGAAAATTAAAAATAAGAATAGATAAGAGTTAGAAATAAAGTAGAAATCATTAAGTGTAATTTAAAGATCAAAAGTACAACAAAACCGAAAAAAGAACTATGTTAAATTAAAAGAATTATTTTTTTCAAATTATTAAAATATTATCTATTAATACTTTAATAAAAATTATTTAGTTAATTTTCGTAAACAATAAAATGGAGTTAAAAATGAAAAACCTTTTTTTTAAAAGCATTTTTTCTTTAT is a window of Ignavibacterium sp. DNA encoding:
- the acs gene encoding acetate--CoA ligase, which encodes MSDRKLSGEVFYPSKEVLDRTQVQCESIYQSAEKDSLSFWENEANKLHWFRKWDKVLDDSKKPFFKWFINGKTNIAYNCLDVHCETYRRNKVALVWEGENGDFRSLSYFALRRETCRFANVLRSLGVKKGDRVTIYMGRVPEIVTAMLACARIGAIHSVVYGGFSVESLHERLEDSQSKVLIVADGAYQRGKIVELKKIADEALQRAATVESVLVIKRTGHEINMEFGRDFWYHDLMSSPIAGNSCDIEIMDSEDPLYLLYTSGTTGKPKAIMHTHGGYMVGTYSTTKYVFDLSDEDRFWCAADPGWVTGHSYIVYGPLLNGATCFMYEGAPNFPNPGRWWSMIEKYGINILYAAPTAIRGFMRYGDAWVKRYNLSSLRLLGSVGEPINPEAWRWYHKVVGGERCPIMDTWWQTETGVVMISPLPCTPLKPGSGTKPFPGIQVDILDEKGMRTDDDEEGYLVIKNPWPSMLRTIWNDPERYIQQYWSRFPGMYLTGDSARRDVDGYYWIIGRVDDVIKVSGYRLGTAEIESALVSHQAVAEAAAIGLPHSVKGHAIHCYVLLKAGFEKSDKLIEELRQHVGHEVGPIAKPESIEIVDSLPKTRSGKIMRRVLKAKALGIDPGNLSTLEE